In Perca fluviatilis chromosome 3, GENO_Pfluv_1.0, whole genome shotgun sequence, the following proteins share a genomic window:
- the LOC120555860 gene encoding uncharacterized protein LOC120555860 encodes MKSVFCRLGVPKEIVCDHVPFSSYEMHDFASSWGIELTHSSPRYPQSNGLAERMVKTVKQVIKKAQQTGTDPLLAFLTLRNTPVTGMEYSPAQLLMGRVLRSTLPSSSSILQPAVPQKAHSALQDLQKRQQRYYNRGTKRLPNLFPGDTVHMETAQGWRPAVVTEERSEHRSYNIVSSSGQHYRRNRRHLRKTPVCTQATSDADLVDVDLPGSTGTSEAEIADSQSLSTQAPTHTRSGRVIGPPERFKDFQMGRH; translated from the coding sequence ATGAAATCAGTGTTTTGCAGACTAGGAGTTCCAAAAGAGATTGTGTGTGACCACGTTCCATTTTCAAGTTATGAAATGCATGACTTTGCATCATCATGGGGCATAGAACTCACTCACTCTAGCCCACGCTATCCTCAGTCTAATGGCTTAGCAGAGAGAATGGTGAAAACTGTGAAGCAGGTGATTAAGAAGGCACAACAAACAGGAACAGATCCTCTCCTTGCATTTCTCACCCTGAGGAACACACCAGTCACAGGTATGGAATATTCTCCTGCTCAGCTGCTTATGGGCAGGGTACTGAGGAGCACTCTACCAAGCTCCAGTTCCATTCTCCAGCCCGCAGTACCCCAGAAGGCACACTCTGCTCTCCAAGACCTACAGAAAAGACAGCAGCGGTACTACAACAGAGGTACGAAGCGGCTTCCTAACCTGTTTCCCGGCGACACTGTGCACATGGAGACTGCACAGGGTTGGCGTCCAGCTGTGGTGACTGAGGAGAGAAGCGAACATCGTTCCTACAATATTGTATCCTCATCTGGCCAGCACTACAGACGCAACAGGCGCCATCTGAGGAAAACGCCAGTCTGCACTCAGGCGACCTCTGATGCAGACTTGGTGGATGTGGACCTGCCAGGCTCAACGGGTACGAGTGAAGCAGAGATTGCGGACTCTCAGTCTTTATCCACACAGGCTCCAACTCACACCAGGAGCGGGCGAGTCATTGGACCACCTGAGAGGTTTAAAGACTTTCAGATGGGTCGACACTGA